The following nucleotide sequence is from Psychroserpens sp. Hel_I_66.
GAATTTGTTGAGAATACTGCTAAAAATCCTGGTGTACATCATTTCTTTGGCATTAACTGTAAGCAGTTGATCCCTAAAATAGAGGCCTACAAACCTGATGCGATTTTAGTGTTTGGGTGGAATTTTATATCCCATCTTAAGGCATTACGATATTTTAAGGGTAAAATTCCAGTGTGGTTTCGAGGGGACTCTACTTTGCTTAATGAAGTGCCAGGTTTCAAAACCAAATTGAGACGCTTGGCTTTGACACGGGTTTATAAATATGTAGACCAAGCACTTTATGTAGGAGAAGCCAATAAAGATTATTTTTTGAAACATGGCTTAAGTAATCAACAATTACTGTATGTGCCACACGCTATAGATAATGAACGCTTCGAGGATAGTGCGGAAAACCATTATGACCAGCAAGCTTCAAATTGGCGAAAAGAATTAGGATTTTCAAACAGAGATCTTGTGGTGTTATATGCAGGCAAGTTTGAGCCTAATAAACAACTCCATATACTACTCGACGCAGTCATAGACGTCAATAACAAAAAAGTAAATCGCATCAAGCTTTTGTTATTAGGGAACGGTCCTTTAGAACAGGATTTAAAAACCAAGGCAAAACCTTATGATTTTGTTACCTTTATCCCGTTTCAAAACCAGAAAAAAATGCCAGTTGTTTATCGCTTAGGAAATGTATTTTGCTTACCATCCGTTTCAGAAACTTGGGGTTTAGCCATAAATGAATCTATGGCTAGTAAAAGACCCGCAATTTTAAGCGATAAGGTTGGTTGTGCAAAAGATATCATTGTCCACGAAAAAAATGGATGGGTATTTGACCATACAAACAAAAAAGAACTTGTAGAGGTTTTGAAATCCTTAGATAAGGAGTCTTTGAAAATCATGGGTGAACATGCCAAGGAACGTATTAATAACTTTAGTTTTGACAATATCGTTGAAGCAATTGAATCTGCATTGATCAATGAGTAAAAAAAAGGTATTAGGGGTATTTGGAAATGTGGCTTTTTATGGGCAAGAACGTGCTAATCTTCAGGTTTTTGAACTTTTGAAAAACTCGGGTTACGATGTGCTTTTAGCAGTCAATGATCTTGGTTTTAAATGGCATTTACAAGATGAAGTGGAAGCAAGAGATTTGCCCTATAAAAAAATGCGCTTCTCCTGGGATTTGAGAAAAACATTAAAATTTAAATCCATTAAGGCCTATTTTATAAATATTCCCAAGTCTAATCGTCAATTATCTCAATTGATTAAGGATTATCAACCAGATTATATTCACGTGTGTAACGACACTCACGTCATGACCTTATTGCCCGTATTGCTGAGAACAAAAATAAAATTGATATATAGACTGGGTGATAAGCCTTCCGGACATTTGTCTAAATTCCATCGGTTTCTTTGGAAGCATTACATCATCCCAAGAGTCGATGCTTTTGTGTGTATTTCGAAATTTGTAGCTGCAGAGGTAATTAAATTAGGTTGTCCGGAAGAAAAAATTACTATTATATATAATTTTCCGCCAAAACGCTTAGCTGAGCATTCAGAAGAAAAATTACCTGAAAGAGATGAATCTGTTGTCACATTTACATTTATTGGTCAATTGTCTAAAGACAAAGGGATACATCTCTTGGTTGAAGCTTTTATAGAGTATGTGATGGTTTATCCAAACTGCAGATTATTAATTGCAGGTAGCTTAAAACATAATCCTGATTTTACAAAGCAACTCATACATCAAGTAGAAAACTCAGGTTTTCAACATAAAGTTTTATTTTTAGAACAAGTAAAAGATATTGCTGCGTTGTTTGCTATCACAGATGTTAATGTTATTCCTTCAGTTTATGAAGAGCCACTTTCAAATGTCATTGTAGAAGCTAAAGTTCATGAGAAAGCTTCCATTGTTTTTGCTTCTGGCGGCTTACCGGAATTGGTATCTCACAAAATAGATGGTTACATTATCTCCAATAAGACGGTGAGCTCTCTTGTGGAGGCAATGACCTATTATTATGAACATCAAGAACTCATAGAGCACCATGGACAAGAAGCTCTGAAAAGTATGGAACGTTTAGAAATTTCGTATCCTAATTTTTTAGAAAAATGGAGTCAAGTTTATGAGTGAAGCTTCGATATTTCCATATAATGGGTCCAATCTTTTTTTTAAAAGGTTAATTCCTTATATCATTGTTTTTGGAATTGTTCTCATTACCTTTTCGGCTCTTGGAAATGCAGATTTTTTAGCCATTCCATCAGTCGTAGTTTTATTCTTTCTATGCAAATGGTTTGCTACAGATCATTACCCGCCAGTACTATTGATAGCCTTTGCTTATCAATGGTTACAAGTAAGTGTTAAGGTGATTTATGCTACGTTAACGTTTAAGACTCTACAAGATGTTGCAGAGTTTCCCAATGAAATTGTTCAAGCTTATTTGCTCTCCTGTTTGGCATTATTGCTGCTTGGATATGGCGTTTTTAGTATGCTCAAAGAAATTAAAATATATCCCAACAGGATATTGCAGTATCTTTTGAGTTTAGATACCAAAAAGACATTGATAGCCTACCTTCTTTTTTCAGTATTTGCTACAGTGCTATATGGTTTAAGATTCACAATACCAGGGCTTTTTCAAGGAATTGTGGCTCTGGGCTATATTAAATGGACGCTGTTCTTTTTTATGTTTTATTCAGCTTTAAAACAAAATCAATACCGTTCAATTTTGTACCTCATTATATTTTTTGAATTTATATCTGGTTTTGCCTCGTATTTTGCAGATTTCAAAACCATTGTCTTTATGGTAATCATTTCATATCTCGCACTTTACCAAATACGCCATAAACAGTTCTTTATATTAGCCATAGCCTTTGTGGTTTTTGGTTATGTAGGTGTCATTTGGACGAGTATAAAATTTGACTATAGGGAATTTGTGAGTGAAGATGCAGGTCAACAAGTGGTAACAGTTAGTGATGAAGAGGCCTTGGGCTATTTGGTGGATAATGTAGGAAACATTTCGCCAGAACAATTAGATCTTGGATTTAGAGCTATGATAGATCGCATATCATACATAGATTATTTCGCCTCTACTATAGAGTATGTCCCAAATGTGGTCGCTCATGAAAATGGGAAACTAACCAAAGATGCGATCATGCATGTACTTGTGCCCAGATTATTCAATCCCAATAAAGCAGCAATTGATGATTCTAAACATTTAACAAAGTATACGGGCGTTTTCTATGCAGATGCTTCTATGGGTGTGTCGTTTGCCTTAGGTTATGTAGGTGATTTTTACATAGATTTTGGTCCTTTTTGGATGTTATTTGCACTTTTTATCTTCGGAAAATGTATTGGGTTCATCATAAGGTCCATTTATAGAACATCGCTCAATACGTTTTGGTCTATGGCCATTATGATACCCTTATTTATTCTATTATATAAATATGAAAATGCATTAATTAAATTTGTTGGTAATCTTATCGTGTTCTGGATTGTAGCCACGCTGTTTAATAAATATGTATGTTCTAAAATTGATAGATACTTAAAAATACAATGAATATAAAAGTTACTTATTTTTTTAGAAAACCCTACCAAGACTATTTTAGTATTGAAAACGTGTTTAAAATAGTGCAGCAAGCGCTACCAAATAAGATAGCAATACATAATTATCATTTAAAATATTATAGTACTGGTGTTATAAAAAGATTAAAAAGTTGTTTTGAGGTTTTAAAACAATTAGCAGACGTAAACCATGTCACGGGAGACATTCATTACGTGACTTATTTTATGCCCAAAAAGAATACCATTTTGACGATTCATGACTTGGCACCATTAGTAAACAGTAAGGGGGTAAAGCATACATTACTTAAGTTTTTTTGGTACCAATTACCCATAAAATCAGTTAAATATGTTACAGTTATTTCAAATTATACAAAATTAGCTTTACTTGATATCATTTCTATAAACCCAGAAAAAATTAAAGTAATTCATAATCCATTATCTAATGAGTTAAAATTTCAGCCTAAGGACAAAGTTGGAAATGTCCCAGTACTTTTGCAAGTAGGAACAAGCTATAATAAAAATTTGGAGGGTTTAATTGAAGCCATTAAAGGATTAAAAGTAGAGTTGATGGTTATAGGCAAGTTGTCTGATGATCAATTGGATAAATTAAATAGTTCTTCAATAATCTATAAAAATGCCTATAACTTAGAATTTGAAGAAGTGATCTCACTTTATGTTAAATCAGATCTCGTTTGTTTTGCTTCTTTTTATGAAGGTTTTGGTTTGCCTATTTTAGAAGCTCAAAGCATAGGAAGGCCAGTAATTACATCTAATAAATGTGCAATGCCAGAAGTGGCTGGTGATGGTGCTGTTTTAATTGATCCATCAAATATCAAAGCCTATAGAGAGGCTATACAATCCATTTTATCAAATCGCGAACAAAGAGAGGTATTAATAAAAAATGGTTTAAAAAACATAGAGAGATTTTCAGCCTCTAAAATAGCTAATCAATATATGGATCTTTACAAATCAATGGTGGCAAATGCATAAACAAAAAACGATTTTGGCTTTTATAGATTGGTATCGACCTGGATACAAAGCTGGAGGCACAATAACTGCATTTGGAAATTTTGTAGACTATCTAGAAAAAGATTTTAACTTCAAAATTGTAACCAGAAATACAGACTATGGAGACGATCAACCTTTTAGCTCTATTGTCTCAAACAAGTGGATAAAAACAGGAAATACGAACAGTTATTATATATCGCAATCTCAACTTTCCTCTAAAACTATTAAAAATATCATCAAGACTACGGAATATGATATTTTATACGTAAACGGAATGTTCTCATTTTACTTTTCAATTTTACCAATAGCTTTTTCAAAAGGTAAAAAAACCATAGTGAATCCACATGGAATGCTATCATCTCAAGCGTTTAGTGTTAAACCTTTGAAGAAAACAATTTTTCTAAAAATTTTTAACACCTTTAAGGTCTATAAGAATATTATTTTTCATGCTGCTAATACCGAAGAAGCTTCTATGATAAATGATAAAATCAAGATTTGTAATGCAATTAAGGTTGCAAACCAATTTCCAAGAAAAATAAAAAATACCGTTGCAAAAAAAAACATACTGAATGATCCAATTCGCCTTGTCAATGTGGCACGAATAGCTCAAGAGAAAGGGACATTGAAGATGATCGAGGCACTTCAAAATATTCAAGCAGAAATTATATTGGATATCTATGGACCAGTATACGATCAAGAGTATTGGGAGAAATGCAAAAACGCTGTTAATAAACTTCCCAAGCATGTGACAGTAAACCACAAAGGTTTCATTGATAGTGAGTTGGTGCTCGAGGTTATAAAAGGGTATGATTTTTTCATTTTACTTTCCGAAGGAGAAAATTTTGGACATTCTATTTTAGAAGCATTATCTGTTGGTTGTCCTGTGATAATATCAAACAATACACCTTGGAAAGACTTGAAATTAAAAAGTATTGGATGGAATGTAGATATTAACAGCAATAAGGAAATAGAAAACGTTTTTGATGAGATTTTCAATATGAATGAAGATAGCTATAAAGAAATGGTTAAACAATCCTTTATATTTGCCAAGAATTTTTCAGAAGACAAAGAGCTTCTCAATCACAACAAAAACTTATTTTTATAAAATTATATAGAAGTATGAAAAGAATTTTAGTAACAGGAGGAGCGGGTTTTGTAGGTTCTCATTTATGTGAACGTTTATTAAACGAAGGCAATGAGGTTATTTGTTTAGATAATTACTTTACAGGTAGCAAGAAAAATATAGAACATTTAATGGATAACAACTATTTTGAATTGGTGCGACATGACGTTATCAATCCTTATATGGTTGAGGTAGATGAAATCTATAATTTAGCGTGTCCTGCATCACCAGTGCATTATCAATATAATCCTATTAAAACGATTAAGACTTCTGTAATGGGAGCAATTAACATGTTGGGTTTGGCTAAGCGCGTCAAAGCAAAAATCTTGCAAGCCTCTACTAGTGAGGTTTATGGCGATCCTGCGATACACCCACAACCAGAATCGTATTGGGGAAATGTAAACCCTATTGGGTTACGTTCGTGTTATGACGAAGGTAAACGTTGTGCAGAGACTTTGTTTATGGATTATCATATTCAGAATAAAGTAAAAATAAAAATCATTAGAATTTTTAATACCTACGGTCCAAATATGAACCCTAATGATGGTAGAGTGGTCTCTAATTTTATTGTTCAGGCTTTAAAAGGAGAGGACATCACCATATTTGGGGATGGCATGCAGACGCGCAGTTTTCAGTATGTTGATGATTTAATTGAAGGTACAGTTAGAATGATGAACAGTAGAGATGGTTTTGTTGGACCTGTAAATATTGGAAATCCGCATGAATTTACTATGCTGGAATTAGCCAATAAAGTGATTGAACTTACAAATTCCAATTCAAAATTGGTATATCTGCCATTACCTCAAGATGATCCATTGCAGCGTCAGCCTATTATTGATTTAGCAAAAAAGGAACTTAATAATTGGTCTCCAAAAGTAGAACTAGAACAAGGTTTGACTAAAACCATCGCTTATTTTGACACCTTATTAAAAGACTAATTGAAAGTAGATTTATCATCATATAATAACAGTTGGTACCAACCAGGATCTCGTGTAAAACGTTTGTTATGGTATTTTGTAAATGAATTATTTTTCAAGAGTGGTTTTTTTCCGATATCTGGATTAAAAGTATTTTGGTTAAGATTGTTTGGTGCAAAAATAGGAGCAGGAGTGACCATAAAACCTAATGTTAACATTAAATACCCTTGGAAATTATCCATTGACGACCACTGTTGGATTGGTGAATCTGTTTGGATAGATAATCTAGATAACGTCACGATAGAATCTAACGTGTGCTTATCCCAGGGCGTATTTTTGCTCTGCGGAAATCATAATTATAAATCCCAATCCTTCGATTTGATAGTAAAACCCATCTTTTTAAAACAAGGTGCGTGGATTGGTGCAAAAAGTATCATTGGACCCGGAGTAACCGTTCATGACCATGCAGTATTATCAATTGGGTCAACCGCAAGTACAAATTTAGAAGCTTATGGAATCTATAGAGGAAATCCTGCACAAAAAATTAAAGAACGTGTGATTGAAAATTAAGAAATGAAAGTATCTATAATCACAGCAACATACAATAGTGCAAAAACGCTTGAGGTTTGCATGTCTTCAGTTTTAAATCAAACGTATAATGATATTGAGTATATTATTATCGACGGAAATTCTAACGACGAAACACTTTCATTAATCAAAGCAGCATCAGATAAGTATAAGAACATCAAATGTATTTCAGAACCTGATAAAGGTATTTATGATGCCTTAAATAAAGGGATTAATAAAGCTACTGGTGATATTCTAGGATTTGTGCATTCTGATGATTATTTGGCAGACAAAACTGTTATTGAGGATATTGCGAATTCTTTTATCAAATCCAATGTTGATGGTGTTTACGGAGATTTACATTATGTGTCTTTTGAGAATACCGATGTTATTGTAAGAAACTGGATGAGTCAACCCTTTAAAGCCCGATTATTAAATAGAGGATGGATGCCAGCTCATCCAACTTTATTTTTAAGACGTCAAGTTTATCTTGAGAAAGGACTCTTTAATTTAGATTATAAAATAGCTGCAGATTACGATTTTGTCTTAAGGATTTTTAAATCCCAAAACTATAGATTTCATTATTTGCCTAAAGTAATTACAAAAATGAGAGTTGGTGGTGCCAGTAATAAAAGTTTAAAAAGCATCATCAATAAAACAAGGGAAGATTACAAGGCATTAAAATTAAACGGGTTAAAATTTCCTGCAAAAGTTGTGTTATCAAAAAACTTATCTAAAATTCCTCAATGGTTTAAAAAGTAGAATTCAACTATTTTAATCAGTTTTGAATACTAAATTATTCAATCATATCAATAGATATTAAGCATTGAACTGCCAATCCATTAAATAGGATTGTTACGTTTTTTACCCGATTTTTTGCTTAAAATGAGAGTTTCAAACTATATTTGCGATATAAAAAAGAAACCCAAACGTATTTTTTATATTAATTTGTTGAAATGATAAAAGAATTACTTGAGAATTTTAATCCTCTTGATCATCAAGCATTTTGGCTATTTGGAGCTGCATTTATTGCAATGATAGTTTCTATGAGTACATTTCCTGCAATTTTTAATATTTCTGAAGCAAAACATCTTATGGATGAACCTGGCGAAAGAAGTAGTCACTCTAAGAAGACGCCAAATCTTGGAGGTGTTGGTATTTATATTAGTTTGGTTGTGGTAATTACATTGATAGGAGGTGCTCTTGATACCAAAATATTAATGCTCATTCTAGGAAGTTTGACCATACTTTTTTTCTTGGGTCTTAAAGATGATTTGCTCATACTTTCCCCTAGAAAAAAACTATTTGGGCAAATTATAGCAGCAATGGTATTGATTGTTTTTACAGATACTAGAATAATAGGTTTGTCTGGTTTGTTTGGAGTTTCCGTTATGCCATATTGGCTTTCTGTAGGTTTTACCTTATTTGTTTATATACTTATAATTAATGCCTACAATTTGATTGATGGGGTTGATGGGTTGGCAGGATCTTTAGCACTAATAGCCTCTGCAGCTTTTGCTTTTATTGCCATAAAAACTGAAGATATCACGATGGCTACTACAGCTGTGGCAACTGTAGGGGCTCTAATCCCTTTTTTGAGACTGAACTTATCAAAGAATAAGAAAATTTTTATGGGCGATACAGGCTCAATGCTTGTAGGTTTTTTAGTAGCTTTTTATTCGGTTAGATTTATAGGCACCATTCAAGGCAATCCAACATCTTTATTTTTTAACTCAGCTCCGGTCATGGCATTATCTATTGTGTTTTTTCCTTTATTGGATACCTTTAGGATTTTTGCCATAAGGCTTTTGATTTTTAAGAAAAGTCCATTTTCAGCAGATAAAAATCATTTGCATCATCGATTTTTAGATTTAGGTTTTTCTCATAGGCAAACTACATCTTTCATTGTGATTTTAAATGTAATGTTGATCACATTTTCATATACGATTAGACATATAGATATTCACTTTCAATTCTTTTTGTTAATTGTTGTTGGGACTTTTTTATATTCTTCATTATTTATTTACAATTGGCTAGTAGTAAACAAATGGTTACCGGAATTTCTCAGGCCTTAAATACCTTGTCTTTTTAAAAATAGCTTTAACTTTTGTTAATCTTTTATTTGCGATTATATTTGCAGGTATTTTAATGCAAAATTAAATGAGAAATATTTTAGTTATTGGCTTACTTTTATTGATATTTGGCTCTTGTGCTTCAAAGAAAGACATCTTGTATTTACAAGATTCTGCTGAATATAACAATTCTGCTTTAAACTATTCGGTGCCCAAAATTCAGCCTAACGATATTCTTAAAATTGAAATTGGAGCATTGATTGAAGAGTCTGCGATACCTTATAACAGAAGTCAAGCTGGAACTGGAGGCGCAAGTATCGAGATTATGCAGTTGGAAGGATATTTGGTTTCAGAAGAAAATACTATAAATTTTCCAATATTGGGAATTCTTTCTACAAAGGATAAAACGGTTAAGGAATTTGAGAATCATTTAAAAAAAGAGTTGCAAGATGGTGGGCACTTTAAGTCACCATCTGTTAGTATAAGGTTATTAAATGCAAAAGTTGCAATTTTAGGTGAAGTGAATTCTCCAGGGACATATAATTTTACAGAGCAAAATATCTCATTGTTTCAAGCGTTGGGTTATGCGGGTGATTTAACCATAAATGGAAAAAGAGAAGACATCATATTTATTAGGGAAACAAATGGTAATAGAACAATATCACATATTGATTTAACTTCGGCAGAGTTTTTGAACAGTGAGTTTAATCAAATAAGGCCCAATGATGTGATTATAGTAAACCCAAATGCTCCAAAAATTAAAAGTGCAGGATTTGTAGGTAATGCATCTTCGGTTATTGCTGTAGTTTCTATTCTCCTAAGTACTGTTATTTTAATTACAAGATAAATGGCTAATCAAGAATATAATACGTTTACACCTAAAAGAAAAGATCAAGGTGAAACTATAAAATTAGAAATACGAAAGTATTTTCGCTATTGGTATTGGTTTGCTTTAGGTGTTTTATTAGCCCTTATAGGAGGGAATCTTTATTTGAGATATACGCCAAAAATATATAGTTCTGCTGCAAAAATTAAAATTTTAAATAAAACTAAAGGTCTAGAGTTGCCCTCATCTGCTTTTGTTTTTAACAGGTCCAATATTAATTTAGAAAATGAAATAGAGATTTTAAAATCTTATAGGATCATTGAAGATGTTGTTAAAGAATTGGATTTAACAATGTCTTTTTATGAAGAAGGAAATGTTTTGACCACAGAAATTGATAGATTTCCATTTAAAGTCACTAAAAGAGTTAGTAACGACAGTATTAATTCATATAAGTCTTATAGAATAGTTGTTAATAAAAATTCCTTTGCTGTAAGTTCAGGAGCTTCAGAAAAAGCAGTAATTATTGATAATTTTAATTCATACAACATAGATCACGATTTCCCATTTGAACTTTCAGCAGATAATGTTTCAAGCATGAGTGATATAGTGGGGAAAACATATATACTAAGATTTATTCCCGTTTCTAGTGCTACAATGCAGCTTAAAGGTAGAGTGGGTGTTGGTATGCTAGGTAAAGGGAGTGACTTGCTTAGCTTAAGTTATACTAGTCAGAGTAGGAATAAATCAGAACGAATCCTGAATACTCTTATTGATGTGTTTGATGAGGATGGTATTTCAGACAGGCGACAAGTTTCTGAGCGTACTATAGATTTTATTAATGAACGTTTTAAATATTTAGCCCAAGAGTTGGATTCTATAGAAGTAGGTATAAAAGATTTTAAAAAATCTAATAATTTAATTAATATAGAATCTGATGCAGAATTGGGATTGTCTCAACGAACCATGACTGAAGACCAAGTATTTGAAATCGAAAATCAATTGATTATTTCAGATTTGATGAAGGATAATTTAGTTTCAGAAAATTCAAAAACCGAATTGTTACCTGCAAATATAGGTATCAATGATGCAAATATTAATGTATTG
It contains:
- a CDS encoding glycosyltransferase family 4 protein, producing MKKKLAIITTHPIQYNAPWFQLLAKRNNIEVKVFYTWSQSKTSVKDKNFGKQITWDIPLLEGYDYEFVENTAKNPGVHHFFGINCKQLIPKIEAYKPDAILVFGWNFISHLKALRYFKGKIPVWFRGDSTLLNEVPGFKTKLRRLALTRVYKYVDQALYVGEANKDYFLKHGLSNQQLLYVPHAIDNERFEDSAENHYDQQASNWRKELGFSNRDLVVLYAGKFEPNKQLHILLDAVIDVNNKKVNRIKLLLLGNGPLEQDLKTKAKPYDFVTFIPFQNQKKMPVVYRLGNVFCLPSVSETWGLAINESMASKRPAILSDKVGCAKDIIVHEKNGWVFDHTNKKELVEVLKSLDKESLKIMGEHAKERINNFSFDNIVEAIESALINE
- a CDS encoding glycosyltransferase family 4 protein, encoding MSKKKVLGVFGNVAFYGQERANLQVFELLKNSGYDVLLAVNDLGFKWHLQDEVEARDLPYKKMRFSWDLRKTLKFKSIKAYFINIPKSNRQLSQLIKDYQPDYIHVCNDTHVMTLLPVLLRTKIKLIYRLGDKPSGHLSKFHRFLWKHYIIPRVDAFVCISKFVAAEVIKLGCPEEKITIIYNFPPKRLAEHSEEKLPERDESVVTFTFIGQLSKDKGIHLLVEAFIEYVMVYPNCRLLIAGSLKHNPDFTKQLIHQVENSGFQHKVLFLEQVKDIAALFAITDVNVIPSVYEEPLSNVIVEAKVHEKASIVFASGGLPELVSHKIDGYIISNKTVSSLVEAMTYYYEHQELIEHHGQEALKSMERLEISYPNFLEKWSQVYE
- a CDS encoding glycosyltransferase family 4 protein codes for the protein MNIKVTYFFRKPYQDYFSIENVFKIVQQALPNKIAIHNYHLKYYSTGVIKRLKSCFEVLKQLADVNHVTGDIHYVTYFMPKKNTILTIHDLAPLVNSKGVKHTLLKFFWYQLPIKSVKYVTVISNYTKLALLDIISINPEKIKVIHNPLSNELKFQPKDKVGNVPVLLQVGTSYNKNLEGLIEAIKGLKVELMVIGKLSDDQLDKLNSSSIIYKNAYNLEFEEVISLYVKSDLVCFASFYEGFGLPILEAQSIGRPVITSNKCAMPEVAGDGAVLIDPSNIKAYREAIQSILSNREQREVLIKNGLKNIERFSASKIANQYMDLYKSMVANA
- a CDS encoding glycosyltransferase family 4 protein, with the protein product MHKQKTILAFIDWYRPGYKAGGTITAFGNFVDYLEKDFNFKIVTRNTDYGDDQPFSSIVSNKWIKTGNTNSYYISQSQLSSKTIKNIIKTTEYDILYVNGMFSFYFSILPIAFSKGKKTIVNPHGMLSSQAFSVKPLKKTIFLKIFNTFKVYKNIIFHAANTEEASMINDKIKICNAIKVANQFPRKIKNTVAKKNILNDPIRLVNVARIAQEKGTLKMIEALQNIQAEIILDIYGPVYDQEYWEKCKNAVNKLPKHVTVNHKGFIDSELVLEVIKGYDFFILLSEGENFGHSILEALSVGCPVIISNNTPWKDLKLKSIGWNVDINSNKEIENVFDEIFNMNEDSYKEMVKQSFIFAKNFSEDKELLNHNKNLFL
- a CDS encoding UDP-glucuronic acid decarboxylase family protein, with amino-acid sequence MKRILVTGGAGFVGSHLCERLLNEGNEVICLDNYFTGSKKNIEHLMDNNYFELVRHDVINPYMVEVDEIYNLACPASPVHYQYNPIKTIKTSVMGAINMLGLAKRVKAKILQASTSEVYGDPAIHPQPESYWGNVNPIGLRSCYDEGKRCAETLFMDYHIQNKVKIKIIRIFNTYGPNMNPNDGRVVSNFIVQALKGEDITIFGDGMQTRSFQYVDDLIEGTVRMMNSRDGFVGPVNIGNPHEFTMLELANKVIELTNSNSKLVYLPLPQDDPLQRQPIIDLAKKELNNWSPKVELEQGLTKTIAYFDTLLKD
- a CDS encoding WcaF family extracellular polysaccharide biosynthesis acetyltransferase; translated protein: MKVDLSSYNNSWYQPGSRVKRLLWYFVNELFFKSGFFPISGLKVFWLRLFGAKIGAGVTIKPNVNIKYPWKLSIDDHCWIGESVWIDNLDNVTIESNVCLSQGVFLLCGNHNYKSQSFDLIVKPIFLKQGAWIGAKSIIGPGVTVHDHAVLSIGSTASTNLEAYGIYRGNPAQKIKERVIEN
- a CDS encoding glycosyltransferase family 2 protein; the protein is MKVSIITATYNSAKTLEVCMSSVLNQTYNDIEYIIIDGNSNDETLSLIKAASDKYKNIKCISEPDKGIYDALNKGINKATGDILGFVHSDDYLADKTVIEDIANSFIKSNVDGVYGDLHYVSFENTDVIVRNWMSQPFKARLLNRGWMPAHPTLFLRRQVYLEKGLFNLDYKIAADYDFVLRIFKSQNYRFHYLPKVITKMRVGGASNKSLKSIINKTREDYKALKLNGLKFPAKVVLSKNLSKIPQWFKK
- a CDS encoding MraY family glycosyltransferase, with the protein product MIKELLENFNPLDHQAFWLFGAAFIAMIVSMSTFPAIFNISEAKHLMDEPGERSSHSKKTPNLGGVGIYISLVVVITLIGGALDTKILMLILGSLTILFFLGLKDDLLILSPRKKLFGQIIAAMVLIVFTDTRIIGLSGLFGVSVMPYWLSVGFTLFVYILIINAYNLIDGVDGLAGSLALIASAAFAFIAIKTEDITMATTAVATVGALIPFLRLNLSKNKKIFMGDTGSMLVGFLVAFYSVRFIGTIQGNPTSLFFNSAPVMALSIVFFPLLDTFRIFAIRLLIFKKSPFSADKNHLHHRFLDLGFSHRQTTSFIVILNVMLITFSYTIRHIDIHFQFFLLIVVGTFLYSSLFIYNWLVVNKWLPEFLRP
- a CDS encoding polysaccharide biosynthesis/export family protein, with product MRNILVIGLLLLIFGSCASKKDILYLQDSAEYNNSALNYSVPKIQPNDILKIEIGALIEESAIPYNRSQAGTGGASIEIMQLEGYLVSEENTINFPILGILSTKDKTVKEFENHLKKELQDGGHFKSPSVSIRLLNAKVAILGEVNSPGTYNFTEQNISLFQALGYAGDLTINGKREDIIFIRETNGNRTISHIDLTSAEFLNSEFNQIRPNDVIIVNPNAPKIKSAGFVGNASSVIAVVSILLSTVILITR